The Bacteroidota bacterium sequence AGTGAGATCAGAAAGGTCAGCATCACATTGAGTGACGTGATGAGACCAAATTCAATCAGCACGTCACTGTGCGTGAACGCGAACACAAGAAATCCCAGAGACGTGGTTACGTTCGCGAAGAAGGTGCTCACACCGATCCTGTAAATGGATCGCGCGAGCGCTTTTATTTTGTTCCCGTGTTTCGCGTATTCCTGCTGGTATTTGTTCAGCAGCAAAATACAGTTCGGGATTCCGATGACAATTATCAGAGGCGGAATGAGGCTGGTGAGGATGGTAATTTTGTATCCGAATAAAACCAGTGTTCCAAAAGACCAGATCACACCGAACACAACCACGATCATCGGGAAAAGAACCGCGTAAAAGCTCCGGAAGAAAATTAGCAGAATGAGCGCCGTGATAAACAAAGCCAGGGCGACAAACATTTTCATTTCACCAAGAATTTTCTCCGAAACCGCAGTGCGTATATAAGGCAGTCCGGAAAAATGGAGATCGATGGAATTGTCGGCGGCAAATTCATCCGCCAATCCTTTCACCTGATGAACAATATCGATACGACTCTTGGTGTTCAGCTTTTTCTGATCGAAGGTGATGGCCATCACCGTTGCTTTGGACTCCGGATTAAAAAGCAATCCTTCGTAAAACGGTAATTTCATCAATTCATCCCGGAGGCTGTCCACTTCATTTTGTGTTTCCGGACGGGTTTTGATCAGGGGAAGAAAATCGAGTTTGTGCAGACTATCATTTCTCTCCACCTTAAAAGCGCGTGCGATGGAAACAACTTCCTGGATTCCTTCAATCGCTTTGATTTTATTGGTGAGCTCAAACCAACCTGCAAAAGTTTTTTGTTCCCAGATTTTATCGCTTTTAAAACCGATGACCATTACGGTACCATCTTCTCCGAATTTCTCTTTGAATTTCAGGTATTGCGCATAGGTTGAATCTGTAACAGGAAGAATCTTTGCAGACTCATAGCTCAGCTGGACCTTGGTCGCTAAAAATCCCATCACCACCGTGAGGGTCAGCAAGGTGATCAGAGTGATTGTGCGATAACGAAGAATGATTCTTGCAGCTGCTTCGAACATAGGATAGGTCGGGTAAAAGTAGTATTTTCTGAATATTAAGAATGGTGCTTGCCCGATCGTTTATCAATAAGACAATGTTATTGTTCAATCCTTGAAATTTTCAAAATAGAATGTAATCACCTGATACAGGATAGTTTACAAAAGGCATTGAACGATTCACATAATCGCCTGAGGAAATCAGGCTTTGTTTAAGCGGTGCAAAGGATTTTTTCGGATCATACCGCCCTTTGTATCGTTGATGCTGTGCATCACCATAAAGGCCTGCGGATCGATGAGTTCTACGAGTCCTTTCAGCTTGTTGATTTCCAAACGGGTGATGACCGTGTAAATCACATCCATGTCGTGGTTTTTGTCGCCATGACTTCCATAACCTCTTTTCCCTTTTAATAATGTTACACCTCCGCCCATTTGATAAATGATGATGCGACGAATTTCTTCGGAACGATCAGACACAATTGTTACACCGGTATATTCTTCCAGACCGTGGATAACAAAGTCGATGGTTTTGGAAGCTGAGAGATAGGTGAGTGTAGAATACATTGCTCTTTCAAAATCGAGCAGGTAAGCTGCTGCGGAAAAGATGAGGATATTAAACAGCAGGATAATATCACCAACGGACATTCCCGCTTTACGGCTGATGGCAAGCGCGAGGACTTCGGTACCATCGAGTACACCTCCGCCACGGATAGCCAGACCGATTCCGGCTCCGAGGAAAAAACCACCGAAGACAGCGACGAGCAATTTATCATGAGTGATATCCGGGAATTCGATTAACCAAAGCGAGAAAC is a genomic window containing:
- a CDS encoding YitT family protein encodes the protein MSLYILIQNSLDEFKHVAFPKKKGNAKTRRGPGRFSSMFLLSLGILSACLGLKGFLLPNHFIDGGVTGISMLISFLSGIPLPLLIVLINIPFVILGYRQIGFVFALKTTLAVLGLGFSLWLIEFPDITHDKLLVAVFGGFFLGAGIGLAIRGGGVLDGTEVLALAISRKAGMSVGDIILLFNILIFSAAAYLLDFERAMYSTLTYLSASKTIDFVIHGLEEYTGVTIVSDRSEEIRRIIIYQMGGGVTLLKGKRGYGSHGDKNHDMDVIYTVITRLEINKLKGLVELIDPQAFMVMHSINDTKGGMIRKNPLHRLNKA